The Methanohalophilus portucalensis genome window below encodes:
- a CDS encoding ATP-binding cassette domain-containing protein: MNFSYGQNIVLQNVSMCIKPGEIVGLTGPVGTGKSTLLRLLVGLLEPDNGIVQIDGYPSRAKKVKEMVGVLFQHSSRQLFEKTVYDDIAFGPSNFGFDRRDIEKQVNKAVNIVSLDKSLLEVSPFRISGGEQKRVSLAGIIAQSPRYMVLDEPFAGLDTKGKTRLPHIIQTLQNMGVGIIVISHHLDKLLEVAPRIIYLQDGIICFDGQRQQYLLDDSLPLPPITALMKRLHARGLPVNPATFTVESAIKQLERLEIGDVDDA; the protein is encoded by the coding sequence TTGAATTTTTCATACGGGCAAAACATAGTCTTACAAAATGTATCCATGTGCATAAAACCCGGTGAAATCGTGGGCTTGACGGGGCCTGTAGGTACGGGTAAATCAACCTTGTTGCGTCTGCTTGTTGGTCTGCTAGAACCGGACAATGGTATTGTGCAAATCGATGGTTATCCATCTCGTGCTAAAAAAGTAAAGGAAATGGTAGGTGTCCTGTTCCAGCATTCTTCCAGGCAACTTTTTGAAAAAACGGTTTATGATGATATTGCTTTTGGTCCTTCAAATTTTGGTTTTGATAGAAGGGATATTGAAAAGCAGGTCAACAAGGCAGTAAATATAGTGAGTCTGGATAAATCCCTCCTTGAAGTATCTCCCTTCAGGATTAGTGGGGGGGAACAGAAACGGGTGTCTTTGGCAGGAATAATCGCCCAGTCTCCCCGATATATGGTGCTCGATGAACCTTTTGCAGGGCTTGATACAAAAGGAAAAACGCGTCTGCCTCATATTATACAGACCTTGCAGAATATGGGAGTAGGAATCATCGTTATTTCTCATCATCTTGATAAACTGCTTGAAGTAGCTCCGCGAATTATCTACCTGCAGGATGGAATTATTTGTTTTGATGGCCAAAGACAGCAGTACCTTTTGGATGATAGTCTTCCTCTACCGCCTATAACCGCTTTGATGAAGAGGCTGCATGCAAGAGGTTTACCAGTGAACCCGGCTACGTTTACAGTGGAAAGTGCAATCAAGCAATTGGAAAGATTAGAAATCGGAGATGTGGATGACGCCTGA
- a CDS encoding undecaprenyl diphosphate synthase family protein, with amino-acid sequence MLHKLYEKRLLNKIQQGQQNPPSSIAIVLPETDLLQKNSSQKTLQFITWCQEFDIKKIYFNVDILDEKADLKNKMIYRLVQVIETICTKLPPKTGYDVYGEDGSTLLTKPGNDPSIIFVLGYGGKKEITSSVRTILCDVEKGKIEPEDIDEQILESHLTIEGEPDLIIRSGGRHLSDFLIWQSVYSELYFTDINWNHFRRIDFLRIIRDFQKRKRRYGK; translated from the coding sequence TTGCTACATAAATTATATGAAAAACGTCTCCTGAATAAAATACAACAGGGACAGCAAAATCCACCTTCCTCTATTGCTATAGTCCTGCCTGAAACAGATCTACTCCAAAAGAATAGTAGCCAAAAAACGCTCCAATTCATAACCTGGTGCCAGGAGTTTGACATCAAGAAAATCTATTTTAATGTGGATATTCTGGATGAAAAAGCCGATCTCAAAAACAAGATGATCTACAGATTGGTTCAGGTCATTGAAACAATTTGCACCAAACTGCCCCCTAAAACAGGCTATGACGTATATGGAGAAGACGGCAGTACATTACTCACAAAACCCGGAAATGACCCCAGTATCATTTTTGTACTGGGATATGGAGGAAAAAAAGAGATTACCTCTTCTGTCAGGACAATTCTCTGTGATGTAGAAAAAGGAAAAATAGAACCCGAAGATATTGATGAACAAATTCTGGAATCCCATCTGACAATAGAGGGAGAACCGGATTTGATAATACGCTCGGGAGGAAGACATCTTTCAGATTTCCTTATATGGCAATCTGTCTATTCAGAACTGTATTTCACAGATATTAACTGGAACCATTTCAGAAGGATTGATTTTTTGCGTATTATCAGGGATTTCCAGAAAAGGAAACGCCGCTATGGAAAATAA
- a CDS encoding tetrathionate reductase family octaheme c-type cytochrome, whose protein sequence is MYMRGQVIFILFISLICLSGVGCAAEINHSFLTGPYDSGPEVTEECIGCHEPQAKDMLNSTHWLWTSCGDCECGEIEAYKNMGKRTVINNFCVAIASNEPRCTSCHAGYGWEDDTFDFNNASNIDCLVCHDNTGTYNKIPTGAGAVDTSVDLTEVAQSVGSPTRDTCGGNCHFYGGGGDNVKHGDMSSALSDPSPELDVHMGLLDFKCQNCHETSDHNVAGRFAGLPDSECRVQCSDCHGQTPHAGEYKERLDDHVDAIACQTCHIPQYAREVPTKMYWDWSQAGQDIDPVPTDEYGKATYNKKKGSFVWEKNVTPSYAWYNGTSALYKLGDKINTDGVTVMNAPLGSRDDADSQIYPFKIHRAKQISDSEYKYLIVPDLFGGENSYWATYDWDKASASGMEYVDMPYSGEYEFVETSLYESINHEVPPAEHSLDCSDCHLETGMMDFETLGYEGDPMLVGERFAEEVEDVRQSVEQDASEAGEESSEAVPGFGIFLGIGMLLVVSILWGRR, encoded by the coding sequence ATGTATATGAGAGGGCAGGTTATTTTCATTCTGTTTATATCACTTATTTGTCTCTCTGGTGTTGGCTGTGCAGCTGAAATTAACCATAGTTTTCTTACAGGACCCTATGATAGTGGACCCGAGGTGACGGAGGAGTGTATAGGTTGCCATGAACCACAGGCAAAGGACATGCTCAATTCAACCCATTGGTTATGGACCAGTTGCGGTGATTGTGAATGTGGGGAGATAGAAGCTTATAAGAACATGGGTAAAAGAACAGTTATAAATAATTTCTGTGTGGCCATTGCGTCCAATGAACCACGATGTACTTCGTGTCATGCCGGTTATGGCTGGGAAGATGACACTTTTGATTTTAACAATGCATCAAACATCGATTGCCTGGTGTGCCATGATAATACAGGGACATATAACAAGATTCCAACAGGCGCAGGTGCCGTAGACACTTCCGTTGATCTTACAGAGGTTGCTCAAAGTGTAGGTTCTCCCACCAGGGATACATGTGGTGGTAACTGCCATTTTTATGGTGGTGGCGGAGATAATGTGAAACATGGTGACATGTCTTCTGCACTCAGTGACCCATCTCCAGAATTAGATGTGCACATGGGTCTTTTGGATTTCAAGTGCCAGAATTGCCATGAAACAAGTGACCATAATGTAGCCGGACGGTTTGCCGGGCTGCCAGATAGTGAATGTCGCGTGCAATGTTCCGATTGTCACGGCCAGACTCCTCATGCTGGTGAATATAAGGAACGTCTGGACGACCACGTTGATGCAATTGCCTGCCAGACATGTCATATTCCTCAATATGCACGTGAGGTGCCTACCAAGATGTACTGGGATTGGTCTCAGGCAGGGCAGGATATCGATCCTGTACCAACGGATGAATATGGTAAAGCTACCTATAACAAGAAAAAAGGTTCCTTTGTTTGGGAAAAGAATGTGACACCAAGTTATGCCTGGTACAATGGAACTTCAGCTCTCTATAAGTTGGGAGATAAAATCAACACTGATGGGGTGACTGTCATGAATGCACCTCTGGGTTCAAGGGATGATGCAGATTCACAGATTTATCCCTTCAAGATTCACAGGGCAAAACAAATCAGTGATTCTGAGTATAAATACCTGATAGTACCTGATTTGTTTGGTGGCGAAAATTCCTATTGGGCCACATATGATTGGGATAAGGCCTCAGCTTCTGGAATGGAGTATGTAGATATGCCTTATAGTGGTGAATATGAATTCGTTGAAACATCCCTTTATGAGAGCATTAACCATGAGGTTCCACCAGCTGAGCACTCTCTTGATTGTAGCGATTGTCACCTCGAGACAGGTATGATGGATTTCGAAACTCTTGGTTATGAAGGAGATCCAATGCTTGTAGGAGAGCGTTTTGCTGAAGAAGTTGAAGATGTAAGGCAATCTGTGGAGCAGGATGCGTCCGAAGCTGGAGAAGAATCGTCCGAAGCTGTACCCGGGTTTGGAATATTCCTGGGAATAGGCATGCTTCTTGTTGTAAGCATTCTCTGGGGTCGCCGCTGA
- a CDS encoding redox-regulated ATPase YchF, with protein MTMTIGLAGKPNAGKSTFFKAATMAEVDIANYPFTTIDANRGVTYVRTTCPCIERDKRCGNCEDGIRFVPIEIIDVAGLVPDAHQGRGLGNAFLDELSQAQAIIHVIDASGATDIEGNPGDIASHDPLEDIDFLNREITMWMKGILCRNWERLARKIKAENLKVEEAIANQLMGAGVCEEHVNIAIGQLDKSEYIKWDDEDMCQLCEYIRLLSKPVIIAANKLDVAPPENVENLEKLEMIVVPTSAAAELAIRNAASTGAIDYKPGNEDFAIERSDLSEKQIKGLEKLKSFVVSRKPHGCGVQECINRAVFDQLDLIVVYPVEDEGHWTDKKGRMLPDAYLVKKGSTAHELAYKVHTDIGDRFLYAVDGRSRMRLGDKYELKDGDVIKIVSTAK; from the coding sequence ATGACAATGACTATAGGCCTTGCAGGAAAGCCAAATGCAGGCAAATCAACATTCTTCAAAGCCGCAACCATGGCAGAGGTGGATATCGCCAATTACCCCTTCACCACCATTGATGCCAATCGCGGGGTTACCTATGTTCGCACAACCTGCCCATGCATCGAGCGGGACAAAAGATGTGGTAACTGTGAAGACGGGATACGTTTTGTACCAATCGAGATCATCGATGTGGCCGGTCTTGTGCCAGATGCCCATCAGGGCCGCGGGCTGGGAAATGCCTTTCTGGACGAACTGAGCCAGGCCCAGGCAATCATTCACGTAATTGACGCCTCCGGCGCCACAGATATAGAGGGAAATCCGGGAGACATCGCCAGCCATGATCCCCTGGAAGATATCGACTTCCTCAACCGGGAAATAACCATGTGGATGAAAGGTATCCTGTGTCGCAACTGGGAACGCCTGGCACGCAAAATAAAAGCAGAAAATCTAAAAGTAGAGGAAGCGATTGCAAACCAGCTCATGGGAGCCGGGGTCTGTGAAGAACATGTGAACATAGCAATAGGCCAGCTCGATAAAAGCGAATATATCAAATGGGATGATGAAGATATGTGCCAGCTCTGTGAGTACATCCGATTGCTCAGCAAACCTGTCATCATCGCCGCAAACAAACTGGATGTAGCCCCGCCGGAAAATGTCGAAAACCTTGAAAAACTTGAGATGATAGTCGTACCCACAAGTGCTGCCGCCGAATTGGCCATCCGAAATGCGGCCAGTACCGGAGCAATTGATTACAAACCAGGTAATGAGGACTTTGCCATAGAGAGAAGTGACCTGAGTGAAAAACAGATAAAGGGACTGGAAAAGCTTAAAAGTTTCGTGGTATCCCGCAAACCCCATGGATGCGGAGTACAGGAATGCATCAACCGGGCAGTCTTTGACCAGCTCGACCTAATTGTAGTCTACCCTGTCGAAGATGAAGGGCACTGGACCGACAAGAAAGGTCGCATGCTTCCTGATGCCTACCTAGTCAAAAAAGGATCCACTGCGCATGAACTTGCATACAAGGTGCACACCGACATTGGGGACCGTTTCCTATATGCTGTAGACGGGCGTAGCCGAATGAGACTCGGAGACAAATACGAACTCAAGGACGGAGATGTTATAAAGATAGTCTCAACCGCCAAATGA
- a CDS encoding ATP-binding cassette domain-containing protein, whose amino-acid sequence MIEIEDLSFGFKENQRVLDSVNVSIDSGEFVAVVGGNGSGKSTFVRHLNGLLLPDEGMVRVRGMDTRTISNLTDIRRKIGMVFQNPLTQFVGATVEEDVAFGLENLACPSSVIRNKTDSSLSDLGISHLAGKSPLELSGGQMQLAALAGVLVLEPECVIFDEVTSMLDPFSKQQVLSTIARLHEKGKTIIMVTHNLEEVHLAERVIAFEKGRVVYDGKSSLFFDSPAVSNPGISIPPLTELALWLQENGLKEIDVSNPDVNTLEESIWQLKSRN is encoded by the coding sequence ATGATAGAGATTGAAGATTTAAGTTTTGGTTTCAAGGAAAATCAACGTGTTCTTGACAGCGTCAATGTGTCTATTGACAGCGGTGAATTCGTTGCTGTAGTAGGTGGTAATGGTAGTGGTAAGTCTACTTTTGTCAGGCATTTGAATGGTTTACTGCTGCCGGATGAAGGTATGGTGAGAGTGCGGGGTATGGATACACGCACTATCTCCAATCTGACTGATATACGCAGGAAAATTGGTATGGTTTTCCAGAATCCTCTCACCCAGTTCGTAGGTGCCACTGTGGAGGAAGATGTGGCTTTTGGTCTTGAAAACCTGGCCTGTCCTTCATCAGTAATCCGCAACAAAACGGATAGTTCTCTTTCTGATCTGGGTATATCCCATCTGGCTGGTAAATCTCCTCTGGAATTAAGTGGAGGACAGATGCAACTTGCAGCCCTTGCAGGCGTCCTTGTCCTGGAGCCTGAATGTGTGATATTTGACGAGGTAACCTCCATGCTGGATCCTTTTTCAAAACAACAGGTGCTTTCAACAATCGCAAGACTTCATGAAAAGGGCAAGACGATAATAATGGTCACTCACAATCTGGAGGAAGTGCATCTTGCTGAAAGGGTTATAGCTTTTGAAAAGGGCAGGGTTGTTTATGATGGCAAATCCTCTTTGTTTTTTGATTCCCCTGCCGTGTCAAACCCCGGTATTTCAATTCCTCCTCTAACTGAACTTGCCCTGTGGCTGCAGGAGAATGGTCTGAAGGAGATCGATGTTTCAAACCCTGATGTTAATACACTGGAGGAATCTATCTGGCAATTGAAGTCAAGAAATTGA
- the thsA gene encoding thermosome subunit alpha — translation MAGQPIYILADGSQVTRGRDAQSNNILAGKAVANAVRTTLGPKGMDKMLVDSMGDVVITNDGATILKEMDIEHPTAKMIVEVAKTQDDEVGDGTTTAAVLAGEFLSKAEELLKKGVHPTIIATGYRQASKKAVEIVKSISIDISRDDTEALKKVANTAITGKGAESHKEMLAELTVEAVSLIGEETDDGYVADVSDIKIEKQAGESVGESKLVKGLVLDKARTHPNMPEKIEDAKILVLSVPVEFKKTEMDAEIKISSPDQMQMFLDQEEKMVKQMTDKILDSGANVVFCQKGIDDLAQYYLEKAGIYAAKRLKKSDLDRICEATGATNIQDIDEITANDLGSANLVEERDIKGNKMTYVMGCREKKAVSIILHGGTQHVVDSLQHAIDDALHVVAVALEDGKVVAGGGSPEVELSMRLGEYASSLSGREQLAVAKFAEAFEVIPETLAENSGYDPINKLVELRSKHEEGNKRMGLNVYTGEIVDMWENDVIEPLRAKTQAINAGTEAAVMVLRIDDVVAASPHSNQAAPEMPDMDMDM, via the coding sequence TTGGCAGGACAGCCGATATACATTTTAGCAGACGGAAGTCAGGTAACAAGGGGCAGAGATGCCCAGAGCAACAATATTCTGGCAGGCAAGGCAGTTGCCAACGCAGTCCGTACTACCCTTGGTCCCAAGGGTATGGACAAGATGCTTGTGGATTCAATGGGTGATGTGGTAATCACCAATGACGGTGCAACCATTCTCAAGGAAATGGACATTGAACACCCCACGGCCAAAATGATCGTTGAGGTGGCCAAGACCCAGGATGATGAAGTCGGAGACGGTACGACCACAGCAGCCGTACTGGCCGGTGAATTCCTTTCCAAAGCAGAGGAACTTCTCAAGAAAGGTGTACACCCCACAATTATTGCAACAGGTTACAGGCAGGCATCCAAAAAGGCGGTTGAAATCGTAAAAAGTATAAGTATAGATATTTCCCGTGACGATACTGAAGCCCTCAAAAAAGTGGCAAACACCGCAATTACCGGAAAAGGTGCAGAATCTCACAAGGAAATGCTTGCAGAGCTTACCGTTGAAGCCGTATCTCTCATAGGAGAAGAAACGGATGATGGCTATGTTGCAGATGTAAGTGACATCAAGATCGAAAAACAGGCTGGTGAAAGTGTTGGTGAATCCAAACTTGTAAAAGGCCTTGTTCTTGATAAAGCCCGCACACATCCCAACATGCCCGAAAAGATCGAGGATGCAAAAATCCTTGTCCTCAGTGTCCCGGTTGAATTCAAAAAGACCGAGATGGATGCCGAGATCAAGATCTCTTCCCCGGATCAAATGCAGATGTTTTTGGATCAGGAAGAAAAGATGGTCAAACAGATGACCGACAAGATCCTGGATTCCGGTGCAAATGTTGTATTCTGCCAGAAGGGAATCGATGATCTTGCACAATACTACCTCGAAAAAGCTGGCATCTATGCCGCCAAGAGGCTTAAAAAGAGCGATCTGGATCGTATCTGTGAAGCCACCGGTGCAACCAATATTCAGGATATCGATGAAATTACTGCTAATGACCTCGGTTCTGCAAATCTTGTAGAAGAACGTGACATAAAAGGCAACAAGATGACCTATGTCATGGGATGCAGGGAAAAGAAAGCAGTTTCAATAATCCTTCACGGTGGTACCCAGCACGTTGTAGATTCCCTCCAGCATGCAATTGACGACGCTCTTCATGTAGTCGCTGTGGCTCTGGAAGATGGTAAAGTAGTTGCAGGCGGCGGATCTCCGGAAGTAGAACTCTCCATGCGCCTTGGTGAATATGCATCTTCCCTCAGTGGCAGGGAACAGCTTGCAGTTGCCAAATTCGCAGAAGCATTTGAAGTAATTCCTGAGACCCTTGCTGAAAACTCTGGTTATGACCCAATAAACAAACTTGTTGAACTGCGTTCCAAGCACGAAGAAGGCAACAAGAGAATGGGGCTTAATGTATATACCGGTGAAATTGTTGACATGTGGGAAAACGATGTAATCGAACCACTCCGTGCCAAGACACAGGCAATTAACGCCGGAACAGAAGCAGCTGTCATGGTTCTTAGAATTGATGACGTTGTTGCAGCATCCCCTCACTCCAATCAGGCAGCACCTGAAATGCCTGATATGGACATGGATATGTAA
- a CDS encoding ATP-binding protein, with protein MSDNTLDIIELLLTAQIYNQNQVLDVNDLPKPIRKHYWKKEAKGVPRPIHVSLTDVSKLYGESETKKMLKGLPFVEIDEVGYKIKLTSIDMAISWFEKQDTSSRIEENPVLAYYFEKAEKEGVSYSKARDSTKPKEVDREWIESLKAEVMEEEGGEDMLKLAQLLAPEDIQQGMSELILTKKQESEVEKIVKAIKFRDYLKEIGLYDVGKVLLVGPPGTGKTSVARALSEMLSIPFVEVKLSMITDQYLGETAKNIDRVFELAKKLNPCILFVDEFDFIAKTRTSDEHAALKRAVNTLLKAIDEISLTRDGVLLIAATNHPHMLDSAAWRRFDEILEFPFPDYEMRKNILDIVTRHIEGNFDTAAIAEITEGYSGSDLRVVIREGVLDALLEERRELCNKDLLDAVESFNNRSHIKSEKYLQRYDRVS; from the coding sequence ATGTCCGACAATACACTTGATATAATAGAACTTTTGTTGACGGCCCAGATATACAACCAGAACCAAGTATTGGATGTCAACGACCTTCCAAAACCCATAAGGAAGCACTACTGGAAAAAAGAGGCCAAAGGAGTACCACGACCCATTCATGTATCCCTCACTGATGTGAGTAAACTGTATGGAGAAAGTGAAACCAAAAAGATGTTAAAGGGCCTTCCCTTTGTAGAAATAGATGAAGTTGGTTACAAAATCAAATTAACTTCTATTGATATGGCCATTAGCTGGTTCGAAAAACAGGACACCTCCAGTCGCATCGAGGAAAATCCTGTACTGGCATATTACTTTGAGAAAGCTGAAAAAGAAGGAGTCAGCTACAGTAAGGCACGAGATAGCACCAAACCCAAGGAAGTAGACAGGGAATGGATAGAATCCCTCAAAGCCGAGGTAATGGAGGAAGAAGGCGGGGAAGATATGCTCAAACTGGCACAGCTCCTGGCCCCGGAAGATATACAGCAGGGCATGTCCGAACTAATCCTTACAAAAAAACAGGAATCCGAAGTTGAAAAGATTGTCAAAGCCATCAAGTTCCGGGATTACCTGAAGGAAATTGGGCTGTACGATGTGGGCAAGGTATTGCTGGTTGGTCCCCCGGGTACAGGGAAAACATCAGTTGCAAGAGCGCTATCCGAAATGTTATCCATTCCTTTTGTTGAAGTAAAATTATCCATGATTACAGACCAGTATCTTGGTGAAACAGCAAAGAACATTGACAGGGTATTTGAACTGGCAAAAAAACTCAATCCATGCATTCTTTTTGTGGATGAATTCGACTTTATTGCAAAAACCCGGACCTCGGATGAACATGCAGCCCTGAAAAGAGCTGTTAACACACTCCTCAAGGCAATCGATGAAATAAGTCTCACAAGGGATGGAGTACTCCTGATCGCTGCTACCAACCATCCTCACATGCTGGATTCAGCTGCATGGAGGAGATTTGATGAAATACTTGAATTCCCATTTCCGGATTATGAGATGAGGAAAAATATACTTGACATTGTCACAAGGCATATCGAAGGAAACTTTGACACTGCAGCGATTGCCGAAATTACAGAAGGTTACAGTGGGTCCGACTTAAGAGTGGTAATCCGGGAGGGTGTTCTGGATGCCCTGCTTGAGGAGCGCCGGGAACTCTGTAACAAAGACCTTCTGGATGCG
- a CDS encoding DUF5817 domain-containing protein, with the protein MVAYAVIICTKCRLQCQVIEDRSQKTIKCQRCGATLQFRKLRKFHRTEILDEAIAARTSLQAQIQGSDSKKVSQILSDASVDQLQPSPPTQKKSANPSKYIINALEKQEKIQIRQLFQMAEDAGFEREKIEKALQNLKNSGDIYTPGKGYLKLA; encoded by the coding sequence ATGGTAGCCTATGCTGTAATTATTTGCACCAAATGTCGCTTGCAATGCCAGGTTATAGAAGACCGGAGTCAAAAAACCATAAAATGCCAGAGATGTGGTGCAACCTTGCAGTTTCGTAAATTGAGGAAATTCCACAGGACAGAAATACTCGATGAAGCAATAGCGGCACGCACATCTCTTCAGGCACAGATACAGGGATCCGATTCAAAAAAAGTCAGCCAGATACTATCAGATGCAAGCGTTGATCAGCTCCAGCCAAGTCCGCCTACTCAAAAAAAATCTGCAAATCCTTCTAAATATATCATAAATGCACTTGAAAAACAGGAAAAAATTCAGATCAGACAGCTATTCCAAATGGCTGAAGATGCAGGTTTTGAGAGGGAAAAAATCGAAAAAGCCCTTCAAAACCTGAAAAATTCGGGAGACATCTACACTCCCGGCAAAGGATATCTGAAACTTGCCTGA
- a CDS encoding energy-coupling factor transporter transmembrane component T family protein has protein sequence MTPDYFLSFVPGDSFLHKLDPRTKLIATMLISILIFRLHLTGLVLLFALFMVLCYLSSVRIALLRNVCPIAPFLIFIFIFQLFLVPGNSFMDLYGFSATSAGLFEGLRIVGRFILLIEFASLLTATTSPAHMTTGIERLLRPLPGKILGVTSFEIATMMSLSIHLVPVLNRFLKEVYQAQLCRGLGRQKRISGLVSLAIPLLRGAFRMMDDIAMGMESRCYQGNYRTSLFELKMDKYDWMALMLVFVLLFAFWNLNITLLPSYQI, from the coding sequence ATGACGCCTGATTATTTTTTGAGTTTTGTTCCCGGAGATTCCTTCTTGCACAAGCTTGACCCCCGCACAAAACTAATAGCTACGATGCTGATCAGTATTTTGATCTTCAGGTTGCATCTTACAGGTCTGGTCCTGCTATTTGCATTATTCATGGTTTTGTGTTATCTTTCGTCTGTGCGGATTGCACTGCTGCGAAACGTTTGTCCAATTGCTCCTTTCTTAATCTTTATTTTTATATTCCAGTTATTTCTGGTACCGGGGAATAGTTTTATGGATTTGTATGGTTTTTCTGCTACATCAGCAGGCCTTTTTGAGGGCTTGAGGATTGTGGGGCGTTTTATTCTTTTGATAGAATTTGCCTCCCTCCTGACGGCTACGACTTCTCCTGCTCACATGACGACGGGAATTGAAAGGCTACTTCGTCCTCTGCCGGGTAAAATCTTAGGAGTGACTTCGTTTGAAATTGCCACCATGATGTCCCTATCCATCCATTTGGTTCCTGTTTTGAACAGGTTCCTGAAAGAAGTGTATCAGGCACAGCTGTGTAGGGGTCTGGGAAGACAAAAAAGGATTTCAGGATTGGTCTCACTGGCGATACCTTTGCTCAGGGGAGCCTTCAGGATGATGGATGATATAGCTATGGGAATGGAAAGCAGATGTTATCAGGGCAACTACAGAACATCCCTTTTTGAGTTAAAAATGGATAAATATGACTGGATGGCCCTTATGTTGGTTTTTGTATTGTTGTTTGCCTTCTGGAATTTGAATATCACTCTTTTGCCCTCTTATCAGATATAA
- a CDS encoding biotin transporter BioY, whose protein sequence is MVNNNNLSDSSVRKMVYAALFASMTAVGAYISIPVGLIPLTLQTLFVILAGAVLGARWGMLSMVIYVLLGIAGLPVFSGGSSGLGVLVGPSGGYIIGFILAALVIGYLFEKFQNRSIAGVVAIFLVGMIAIYVPGYFQLMYVASLGPQETFALGVAQFIPGAAIKIAAATIIYRYLKTESLV, encoded by the coding sequence ATGGTTAACAATAATAATTTATCCGATTCTTCCGTCAGGAAAATGGTTTATGCTGCCCTTTTTGCTTCCATGACTGCGGTGGGTGCTTATATCAGTATCCCCGTGGGGTTGATACCTCTTACCCTGCAGACTTTATTCGTAATTCTTGCAGGGGCGGTGCTGGGTGCTCGATGGGGTATGCTGAGTATGGTCATCTATGTTTTGCTCGGGATTGCCGGATTACCTGTATTTTCAGGTGGTAGCTCCGGACTTGGTGTGCTGGTGGGTCCCTCGGGGGGCTATATCATCGGTTTTATTCTGGCAGCGCTTGTAATTGGTTACCTCTTTGAGAAATTCCAGAATAGATCCATTGCCGGTGTGGTGGCCATTTTCCTTGTCGGTATGATTGCTATTTACGTTCCCGGCTACTTCCAGCTGATGTATGTGGCCTCTCTGGGTCCACAGGAAACATTTGCATTAGGTGTTGCTCAATTTATTCCCGGCGCTGCCATCAAGATTGCTGCTGCGACCATTATTTATCGCTATCTTAAGACGGAATCTTTGGTATGA